Proteins encoded by one window of Branchiostoma floridae strain S238N-H82 chromosome 6, Bfl_VNyyK, whole genome shotgun sequence:
- the LOC118418254 gene encoding gamma-gliadin B-like, protein MYQACQKNSARAAAATAPTSRCSKRARKTQCPCSSSSHSSHTSHSSHTSHTAPTPATQLPHQPQLPHQPQHQLQDVSSVPEKPVPVQQQPQLPLQDVASMPEKPVPVLQQPQLPHQPHSSHTSHSSHTSHSSYTSHSTNFRMYQACQKNQCPCSSSHSSHFKM, encoded by the coding sequence ATGTATCAAGCGTGCCAAAAAAACAGTGCCCGTGCAGCAGCAGCCACAGCTCCAACTTCAAGATGTAGCAAGCGTGCCAGAAAAACCCAGTGCCcgtgcagcagcagcagccacaGCTCCCACACCAGCCACAGCTCCCACACCAGCCACACAGCTCCCACACCAGCCACACAGCTCCCACACCAGCCACAGCTCCCACACCAGCCACAGCACCAACTTCAGGATGTATCAAGCGTGCCAGAAAAACCAGTGCCCGTGCAGCAGCAGCCACAGCTCCCACTTCAAGATGTAGCAAGCATGCCAGAAAAACCAGTGCCCGTGCTGCAGCAGCCACAGCTCCCACACCAGCCACACAGCTCCCACACCAGCCACAGCTCCCACACCAGCCACAGCTCCTACACCAGCCACAGCACCAACTTCAGGATGTATCAAGCGTGCCAGAAAAACCAGTGCCCGTGCAGCAGCAGCCACAGCTCCCACTTCAAGATGTAG